In one window of Tenacibaculum mesophilum DNA:
- a CDS encoding metal-dependent transcriptional regulator, producing MFSQSEENYIKTMYHLAADYKKGISTNAIAKKLDTKASSVTDMVKKLSEKNVVSYKKYQGVTLTDFGKKIAANIVRKHRLWEVFLVDKLNFSWDEVHEVAEQLEHIKSPKLINELDAFLDYPKRDPHGDPIPDKEGNLQIIEKSLLSTLKKNEIGVCVGVDDSSSEFLRFLDKQEIALGKQIKVVEKEPFDGSLVIEMDGKTLTVSNKIASNLYIQKPR from the coding sequence ATGTTTAGTCAATCTGAAGAAAACTATATAAAAACAATGTATCATTTAGCTGCTGATTACAAAAAAGGAATTAGCACGAATGCGATTGCAAAGAAGTTAGATACAAAAGCATCTTCAGTAACTGATATGGTTAAAAAATTATCAGAAAAAAACGTAGTTAGCTATAAAAAATACCAAGGAGTAACATTAACTGATTTTGGAAAGAAAATAGCAGCAAATATTGTTCGTAAACATAGGTTATGGGAAGTTTTCTTGGTAGATAAGCTTAATTTTTCTTGGGATGAAGTGCATGAAGTAGCAGAACAGTTAGAGCATATTAAATCCCCAAAACTAATTAACGAATTAGATGCTTTTTTAGATTATCCAAAAAGAGACCCGCATGGAGACCCTATTCCAGACAAAGAAGGAAACTTGCAAATAATAGAAAAAAGTTTGTTGTCTACTTTAAAGAAAAATGAAATAGGTGTTTGCGTTGGTGTTGATGATAGTTCTTCAGAGTTTTTACGATTTTTAGATAAGCAAGAAATAGCATTAGGGAAACAAATAAAAGTGGTAGAAAAAGAGCCTTTTGATGGTTCTTTAGTCATAGAAATGGACGGGAAAACTCTTACAGTATCTAATAAAATAGCAAGCAATCTATATATTCAAAAACCACGTTAA